In a genomic window of Microterricola viridarii:
- a CDS encoding TlpA family protein disulfide reductase, with amino-acid sequence MNWPPVLIGALALLALSTALGLLWKARSGRARRAPAALSPVLTPAELADAAGTPALFGTRATLLQFSTEFCARCPQTRVLLSGVAAAHEGVRTVEVDLGQRADLARRFRVMQTPTVLVLDASGAVHTRIGGAPERRTLTRAIEQILGEDSHVAAIR; translated from the coding sequence ATGAATTGGCCTCCCGTCCTGATCGGCGCCCTCGCCCTGCTCGCCCTGAGCACGGCGCTCGGCCTGCTCTGGAAGGCGCGGAGCGGGCGCGCCCGACGCGCCCCGGCCGCCCTCTCCCCCGTTCTGACCCCGGCCGAGCTGGCGGATGCCGCCGGCACCCCCGCGCTCTTCGGCACCCGGGCGACGCTGCTGCAGTTCTCCACCGAGTTCTGTGCGCGTTGCCCGCAGACCCGGGTGCTGCTCTCCGGCGTCGCCGCCGCGCACGAGGGCGTCCGCACCGTCGAGGTCGACCTCGGCCAGCGGGCCGACCTGGCCCGGCGCTTCCGGGTCATGCAGACCCCGACCGTTCTCGTGCTGGACGCGTCCGGCGCCGTGCACACCCGGATCGGCGGGGCCCCGGAGCGGCGCACACTCACCCGCGCCATCGAACAGATTCTCGGAGAGGACTCCCATGTCGCTGCCATCCGCTGA
- the dapA gene encoding 4-hydroxy-tetrahydrodipicolinate synthase, whose product MSSTANPFGQVLVALVTPFTADGEVDWPAVEKHIDDVITAGADGIVVTGTTGETSTLTDPEKLKLVEVGKDVAAGRAKIITGGGSNETAHAIELYKASEKAGADGIMIVTPYYNKPTQAGILTHFRMVADATDLPVIIYDIPGRTGVPIKYETIMRLAKHPNILAVKDAKGDFSEVSRVLNQTDLMYFSGDDANVLPHLAIGATGLIGVTANIAPAPYRQMIDAVNAGDLATATAAHQALEPLVRAVMTHVPGTVAAKYILHGLGRIGSPRVRLPLVGPEEWEAAQIEDELDLVRDIPGLDLSNFRPDRNAAAGGALPKVAGTTR is encoded by the coding sequence GTGTCTTCTACAGCGAATCCCTTCGGCCAGGTCCTCGTCGCACTCGTGACCCCTTTCACCGCAGACGGTGAAGTCGACTGGCCCGCGGTGGAGAAGCACATCGACGACGTCATCACGGCCGGGGCAGACGGCATCGTCGTCACCGGAACCACCGGCGAGACGTCCACCCTGACCGACCCGGAGAAGCTCAAGCTGGTCGAGGTCGGCAAGGATGTCGCGGCCGGCCGCGCCAAGATCATCACGGGCGGCGGCTCCAACGAGACCGCGCACGCCATCGAGCTCTACAAGGCCAGCGAGAAGGCCGGCGCCGACGGCATCATGATCGTCACGCCGTACTACAACAAGCCCACCCAGGCCGGCATCCTCACCCACTTCCGCATGGTCGCCGACGCCACCGACCTGCCCGTCATCATCTACGACATCCCCGGCCGCACCGGCGTGCCGATCAAGTACGAGACGATCATGCGCCTGGCCAAGCACCCGAACATCCTCGCCGTGAAGGACGCCAAGGGCGACTTCAGCGAGGTCAGCCGCGTGCTCAACCAGACCGACCTGATGTACTTCTCCGGCGACGACGCCAACGTGCTGCCGCACCTGGCCATCGGCGCCACCGGCCTCATCGGCGTCACCGCCAACATCGCCCCCGCCCCGTACCGCCAGATGATCGACGCCGTCAACGCGGGCGACCTCGCCACGGCGACCGCCGCGCACCAGGCGCTCGAGCCGCTCGTGCGCGCCGTCATGACCCACGTGCCCGGCACCGTCGCGGCCAAGTACATCCTGCACGGCCTCGGCCGCATCGGCAGCCCGCGCGTGCGGCTGCCCCTCGTCGGACCCGAAGAGTGGGAGGCCGCGCAGATCGAGGACGAACTCGACCTGGTCCGCGACATCCCCGGTCTCGACCTCTCCAACTTCCGCCCCGACCGCAATGCCGCCGCCGGCGGCGCCCTGCCGAAGGTGGCCGGAACCACACGCTAG
- a CDS encoding thymidylate synthase encodes MSATTPTPGIATPYEDLLREVLETGTQKTDRTGTGTRSVFGRQIRFDLAEGFPLITTKRVHFKSIAYELLWFLRGESNVGWLREHGVTIWDEWADAAGELGPVYGVQWRSWPTPSGEQIDQITEVIEQIKTNPDSRRLIVSAWNPADIPNMALAPCHALFQFYVADGKLSCQLYQRSADMFLGVPFNIASYALLTHMIAAQTGLEVGDFVWTGGDCHIYDNHVEQVTEQLSREPYPYPSLEITAERPSVLDYEFEDFAVVDYQHHPAIRGAVAV; translated from the coding sequence GTGAGCGCGACGACCCCCACCCCCGGCATTGCCACCCCGTACGAAGATCTGCTGCGAGAGGTTCTCGAGACGGGCACGCAGAAGACCGACCGCACCGGCACCGGGACGCGCAGCGTGTTCGGCCGCCAGATCCGCTTCGACCTGGCCGAGGGCTTCCCGCTCATCACCACGAAGCGCGTGCACTTCAAGTCCATCGCCTACGAGCTGCTCTGGTTCCTCCGCGGCGAGAGCAACGTCGGTTGGCTGCGCGAGCACGGCGTCACCATCTGGGACGAGTGGGCGGATGCCGCCGGCGAGCTCGGCCCCGTCTACGGCGTGCAGTGGCGCTCCTGGCCGACGCCGAGCGGCGAGCAGATCGACCAGATCACCGAGGTGATCGAGCAGATCAAGACCAACCCGGACTCGCGCCGGCTGATCGTCAGCGCGTGGAACCCGGCCGACATCCCGAACATGGCCCTGGCCCCCTGCCACGCCCTGTTCCAGTTCTACGTCGCCGACGGCAAGCTGAGCTGCCAGCTCTACCAGCGCAGTGCGGACATGTTCCTCGGCGTCCCGTTCAACATCGCCAGCTACGCGCTGCTCACCCACATGATCGCGGCGCAGACCGGCCTCGAGGTGGGCGACTTCGTCTGGACCGGCGGCGACTGCCACATCTACGACAACCACGTCGAGCAGGTCACCGAGCAGCTGAGCCGCGAGCCGTACCCGTACCCGAGCCTCGAGATCACCGCCGAGCGGCCGAGCGTGCTCGACTACGAGTTCGAGGACTTCGCCGTCGTCGACTACCAGCACCACCCCGCCATCCGCGGCGCCGTCGCCGTATGA
- a CDS encoding dihydrofolate reductase: MSAGTDAAGGAAVAPAPIRVGLIWAEARGGVIGLNGVMPWHVPEDLAHFKAVTLGGAVVMGRKTWDSIPERFRPFSGRENIVVTRQADWSADGAHTAGSLADGVAIAAALTPGERVWVIGGAEIFALALAGSAERAGTGFGVDRLEVTEIDAGFDGDTHAPAIDSGWAVQAIDPESGWHTSRTGLDYRFLSYARA; this comes from the coding sequence ATGAGCGCGGGCACGGATGCCGCAGGCGGCGCTGCCGTGGCACCGGCACCGATCCGCGTCGGCCTGATCTGGGCCGAGGCGCGCGGCGGCGTGATCGGCCTGAACGGCGTCATGCCCTGGCACGTTCCGGAGGACCTCGCCCACTTCAAGGCGGTGACGCTCGGCGGCGCCGTCGTGATGGGCCGCAAGACCTGGGACTCGATCCCGGAGCGGTTCCGGCCGTTCTCCGGCCGCGAGAACATCGTCGTCACCCGGCAGGCCGACTGGTCGGCCGACGGCGCGCACACGGCAGGCTCGCTGGCCGACGGCGTGGCCATCGCGGCAGCCCTGACCCCGGGGGAGCGCGTCTGGGTGATCGGCGGCGCCGAGATCTTCGCGCTGGCCCTGGCCGGCAGCGCCGAGCGGGCAGGCACCGGCTTCGGCGTCGACCGGCTCGAGGTCACCGAGATCGACGCCGGCTTCGACGGCGACACCCACGCCCCGGCGATCGATTCCGGCTGGGCCGTGCAGGCGATCGATCCGGAATCCGGCTGGCACACCTCCCGCACCGGCCTGGACTACCGCTTCCTCAGCTACGCCCGCGCCTGA